The genomic interval AGTATTATTGGTGGGGATAATATTGATGGTAGCATCAGTGTTATTGCTatgaataatactgatggtccCATCTATGTTATTGCTGGCAATAATcctaatggtaccatcaatgttattggtggcaataatccttatggtaccatcagtgttattggtgggaataatactgattgtaccatcagtgttgttggtggcaataatactaaTTGTACCATTAGTGTTATTGGTTGCAATGATACTGATGGTACAATAAGTGAAATtgatgaatataatattgatggtactaTCAGTGTTATTAGTGGCAAtgatactgatggtaccatcagtgttattggttgAAATGATATTGATTGTAGCATCATTGTGATTGGTGGCAATCATATTGATTGTACCATCACTGTTATTGgttgaaataataattatggtaccatcagttttattgatgggaataatactgatggtaccatcagtgttattggtgggaatataaatgatggtaccatcagggTTATTGGTAGGAATAATACTCATGGTACCATCAgcgttattggtggcaataatacatATGGTACCTTCAATGTTATTGGTtggaataatattgatggtaccattagtgttattggtgggaataatactgatagtaccgtcagtgttattggtgggaataatactgatggtaccatgagtgttattagtgggaataatactgacgGTACCATCACTGTTATTGGttggaataatactgatggtaccatcagtgttgttggtgggaataatactgatgctaCCAACactgttattggtgggaattaaactgatggtaccatcagtgttattggtgggaataatactgatggtaccatcagtgttattggtgggaataaaactgatggtaccatcaatattattgtTTGCAATAATAGTGATGGTACGATTAGGGTTATTGGTGTCAATAATACTGATAGTAGTATCTATgttattggtagtaataatactgacgGTACCGCCAGTGTTATTCATTGTAATAATACTGATAGTACCATTAGTGTTTTTTTACCATCACTTTTAATTGTTGtattaatattgatggtaccatcagagctattaattgtaaaaatacAGATGGTACCATCCGAGTTACTGGTGGTAATAATacagatggtaccatcagtgttataggtgggaataacactgatggtaccatcagcgTTATGGGTgggaataacactgatggtaccatgagtgttattggtgggaataatattgatggtaccatcaatgttatttgTTGGAATAATACatatggtaccatcagtgttattggtgggaataatactgatggtaccattattgttattggtgggaataactCTGATGGTaacatcagtgttattggtgggaataatactgatggtaccatcaatgttattggtgggaataatacatatggtaccatcagtgttattggtggaaataatactgatggtaccatcattgttattggtgggaataactctgatggtaccatcaatgttattggtgcgaataacactgatggtaccatcagtgtaaTTTGTTGGAATAAAACTAATGCTACCTTCAGTGTTATTGGTTGGAATAATACTAAtagtaccatcaatgttattggtgggaataatattgatggtaccattagtgttattggtgggaataatactgattgtaccatcatTGTTATTGTTGGGAATATAACTGATGGTGCTATCAGTGTTATTGATGGGAGTATTATGGATGGTACCgttagtgttattggtgggaataatactgatggtaccatcagtgttatttgttGGAATAATTTGTTGGAATATAACTGATGGAACCgtgagtgttattggtgggaataagactgatggtaccatcagtgttattggtgggaataacgctgatggtaccatgagtgttattggtgggaataatacttatggtaccatcagtgttattcgttgcaataatagtgatggtaccattagtgttaTTTGTGTCAATAATAGTGATGGTACGATCTATGTTATTCATAGTAATAAGACTGATGGTTCCATCAGTGTTATTAATAGGAATAAcagtgatggtaccatcagtgttattggtgggaataacaCAGATGGAACCATGAGTGTTATTACGGGAATAATACTTATGGTAATATCAATGTTTTCGGGGGGAATAATACTGaaggtaccatcagtgttaatggtgggaataatactaatggtaccatcagtgttattggtgggaataatactaacGGTACCATCACTGTTATTGgggggaataatactgatggtaccatcaatgttttTTGGAGGAATAATAGTGAAGGTACCATCAATGTTTTtcatagtaataatattgatggttccatcagttttattggtagtaataatactgatggtaccatcagtgttagtGTGGGTATAATACTGATGgcaccatcagtgttatttattggtgggaataatattgTTGGTACCATAAGTGTTATTGGTtcgaataacactgatggtaccatcagtgttattggttggaattatacaaatggtaccatcagtgttattggttgGAAAAAttttgatggtaccatcagtgttattggtggaaataatactgatggtaccatcagtgttattcgtGGGAATAATAATGATcctaccatcagtgttgttcgAGGGAATAATACTAACGGTACCATTACTATTATTGGGGGGAAAAATACTGAGGGTACCATCAATGTTTTTTgggggaataatactgatggtaccatcaatgttttttatagtaataatattgatggttcaatcagtgttattggtagtaataatactaatggtaccatcagtgttattggtgggaataatactgatggtaccatcactgTTATTGGTtggaataacactgatggtaccatcagtgttattggttggaataatactgatggaaccatcagtgttgttggtgggaataatactgatgctaCCAACactgttattggtgggaataatactgatggtaccatcagtgttattggtgggaataatattgatggtaccatgagtATTATTGTTTGCAATAATAGTGATGGTACGATAAGTGTTATTGGTGTCAATAATACTGATAGTACTATCCATgttattggtagtaataatactgacgATACCGCCAGTGTTATTCGTTCTAATAATACTGATAGTACCATTAGTGTTTTTGTACCATCACTTTTAATTGTGGtattaatattgatggtaccatcagtgctATTAATGGTAATAATACAGATGGTACCATCCGAGTTATTGGTGGTAATAATacagatggtaccatcagtgttatgggtgggaataacactgatggtaccatcagcgTTGTGGGTgggaataacactgatggtaccatcagtgttattggtgggagtaagactgatggtaccatcaatgttattggtgggaataatacatatggtaccatcaatgttattggtgggaataatactgatggtaccatcattgttattggtgggaataactctgatggtaccatcagtgttattggtgggaataacactgatggtaccatcagtgtaaTTTGTtcgaataacactgatggtaccttcagtgttattggttggaataatactgatggtaccatcactgttattggtgggaaaaatactgatggtaccatgagtgttattggcgggaataatactgattgtaccatcatTGTTATTGTTGGGAATATAACTGATGGTGCTATCAGTGTTATTGATGGGAGTAATATTGACGGTACCgttagtgttattggtgggaataatactaatggtaccatcagtgttattagtgcgaataatactgatggtaccatcagtgttgttggtgggaataatactgatggtaccatcagtgttattggtggaaaTAAGagtaatggtaccatcagtgttattgatGGGAATAATAcaaatggtaccatcagtgttattggtgggaataatactgattgtaccacgagtgttattggtgggaataatactgattgtaccatcagtgttatttgtgggactaatactgatggtaccatcaattttattggtgggaataatactgatggtaccatcaattttattggtgggaataataatGATGCTACCATCAATGTtgttggtgggaataatactgatgctaCCATCATTGTtgttggtgggaataatactaatcgcaccatcaatgttattggtgggaataatacaaACGGTACCACCAGTATTATTGGTGGGGATAATATTGATCGTAGCATCAGTGTTATTGCTaggaataatattgatggtccCATCTATGTTATTGCTGGCAATAATCCTAATGGTatcatcaatgttattggtggcaataatccttatggtaccatcagtgttattggtcggaataatactgattgtaccatgagtgttattggtgggaataatactgattgtaccatcagtgttattggtgggactaatactgatggtaccatcagtgttattggtgggaataataatGATGCTACCATCAATGTtgttggtgggaataatacggatgctaccatcagtgttgttggtgggaataatattaATCgcaccatcaatgttattggtgggaataatacagACAGTACCACCAGTATTATTGGTGGGGATAATATTGATGGTAGCATCAGTGTTATTGCTatgaataatactgatggtccCATCTATGTTATTGCTGGCAATAATcctaatggtaccatcaatgttattgggGGCAATAATCcttatggtaccatcagtgttattggtgggaataatactgattctaccatcagtgttgttggtggcaataatactaaTTGTACCATTAGTGTTATTGGTTGCAATGATACTGATGGTACAATAAGTGAAATTGATGAATATATTATTGATGGTACTATCAGTGTTATTAGTGGCAAtgatactgatggtaccatcagtgttattggttgCAATGATATTGATTGTAGCATCattgttattggtggcaatcaTATTGATTGTACCATCACTGTTATTGgttgaaataataattatggtaccatcagttttATTGATGGGAATAAtcctgatggtaccatcagtgttattggtgggaatataaatgatggtaccatcagggTTATTGGTAGGAATAATACTCATGGTACCATCAgcgttattggtggcaataatacatATGGTACCTTCAATGTTATTGGTTGGAATAAaattgatggtaccattagtgttattggtgggaataatactgatagtACCGTCAGTGTTATTgttgggaataatactgatggtaccatgagtgttattagtgggaataatactgacgGTACCATCACTGTTATTGGttggaataatactgatggtaccatcagtgttgttggtgggaataatactgatgctaCCAACactgttattggtgggaataaaactgatggtaccatcagtgttattggtgggaataatactgatggtaccatcagtgttattggtgggaataaaactgatggtaccatcaatattattgtTTGCAATAATAGTGATGGTACGATTAGGGTTATTGGTGTCAATAATACTGATAGTAGTATCTATgttattggtagtaataatactgacgGTACCGCCAGTGTTATTCATTGTAATAATACTGATAGTACCATTAGTGTTTTTTTACCATCACTTTTAATTGTTGtattaatattgatggtaccatcagagctattaattgtaaaaatacAGATGGTACCATCCGAGTTACTGGTGgtaataacactgatggtaccatcagcgTTATGGGTgggaataacactgatggtaccatgagtgttattggtgggaataatattgatggtaccatcaatgttattggttgGAATAATACatatggtaccatcagtgttgttggtgggaataatactaatggtaccattattgttattggtgggaataactCTGATGGTaacatcagtgttattggtgggaataatactgatggtaccatcaatgttattggtgggaataatacatatggtaccatcagtgttattggtggaaataatactgatggtaccatcattgttattggtgggaataactctgat from Phaseolus vulgaris cultivar G19833 chromosome 1, P. vulgaris v2.0, whole genome shotgun sequence carries:
- the LOC137815504 gene encoding uncharacterized protein; the protein is MILIVASFFIDGNNTDGTISVIGGNINDGTIRVIGRNNTHGTISVIGGNNTYGTFNVIGWNNIDGTISVIGGNNTDSTVSVIGGNNTDGTMSVISGNNTDGTITVIGWNNTDGTISVVGGNNTDATNTVIDGTIRVTGGNNTDGTISVIGGNNTDGTISVMGGNNTDGTMSVIGGNNIDGTINVICWNNTYGTISVIGGNNTDGTIIVIGGNNSDGNISVIGGNNTDGTINVIGGNNTYVLFVGIICWNITDGTVSVIGGNKTDGTISVIGGNNADGTISVNGGNNTNGTISVIGGNNTNGTITVIGGNNTDGTINVFWRNNSEGTINVFHSNNIDGSISFIGSNNTDGTISVSVGIILMAPSVLFIGGNNIVGTISVIGSNNTDGTISVIGWNYTNGTISVIGWKNFDGTISVIGGNNTDGTISVIRGNNNDPTISVVRGNNTNGTITIIGGKNTEGTINVFWGNNTDGTINVFYSNNIDGSISVIGSNNTNGTISVIGGNNTDGTITVIGWNNTDGTISVIGWNNTDGTISVVGGNNTDATNTVIGGNNTDGTISVIGGNNIDGTMSIIVCNNSDGTISVIGVNNTDSTIHVIGSNNTDDTASVIRSNNTDSTISVFVPSLLIVVLILMVPSVLLMVIIQMVPSELLVVIIQMVPSVLWVGITLMVPSALWVGITLMVPSVLLVGVRLMVPSIVIGGNNTDGTISVICSNNTDGTFSVIGWNNTDGTITVIGGKNTDGTMSVIGGNNTDCTIIVIVGNITDGAISVIDGSNIDGTVSVIGGNNTNGTISVISANNTDGTISVVGGNNTDGTISVIGGNKSNGTISVIDGNNTNGTISVIGGNNTDCTTSVIGIILMVPSMLLLAIILMVSSIVIGGTNTDGTISVIGGNNNDATINVVGGNNTDATISVVGGNNINRTINVIGGNNTDSTTSIIGGDNIDGSISVIAMNNTDGPIYVIAGNNPNGTINVIGGNNPYGTISVIGGNNTDSTISVVGGNNTNCTISVIGCNDTDVLLVAMILMVPSVLLVAMILIVASFFIDGNNPDGTISVIGGNINDGTIRVIGRNNTHGTISVIGGNNTYGTFNVIGWNKIDGTISVIGGNNTDSTVSVIVGNNTDGTMSVISGNNTDGTITVIGWNNTDGTISVVGGNNTDATNTVIGGNKTDGTISVIGGNNTDGTISVIGGNKTDGTINIIVCNNSDGTIRVIGVNNTDSSIYVIGSNNTDGTASVIHYGTIRVTGGNNTDGTISVMGGNNTDGTMSVIGGNNIDGTINVIGWNNTYGTISVVGGNNTNGTIIVIGGNNSDGNISVIGGNNTDGTINVIGGNNTYVLLVGITLMVPSVTINVIGGNNTDGTISVIGGNNTDCTIIVIVGNITDGAISVIDGSIMDGTVSVIGGNNTDGTISVNGGNNTNGTISVIGGNNTNGTITVIGGNNTDGTINVFWRNNTEGTINVFHSNNIDGSISFIGSNNTDGTISVSVGIILMAPSVVIRGNNNDPTISVVRGNNTNGTITIIGGKNTEGTINVFWGNNTDGRINVFYSTNIDGSISVIGSNNTNGTISVIGGNNTDGTITVIGWNNTDGTISVIGWNNTDGTISVVGGNNTDATNTVIGGNNTDGTISVIGGNNIDGTMSIIVCNNSDGTISVIGVNNTDSTIYVIGSNNTDGTASVIRSNNTDGTISVFVPSLLIVVLILMVPSVLLMVIIQMVPSELLVVIIQMVPSVLWVGITLMVPSALWVGITLMVPSVLLVGVILMVPSLVIGGNNTDGTISVICSNNTDGTFSVIGWNNTDGTITVIGGNNTDGTMSVIGGNNTDCTIIVIVGNITDGAISVIDGSNIDGTVSVIGGNNTNGTISVICWNITDGTVSVIGGNNTDGTISVIGGKNTDGTINVIGGNNSDGTITVIGGNNIDGTISVIGRNNTDGTISVIVGNITDGANSVIDWSNIDGTVSVIGGNNTDGTINVIGWNITDGTISVIGGNNTDGTISVIGGNNTDGTISVIGCNNSDVIGSNNTDGTITVIDSYNIDGSISVIGSNNTDGTIRVIGGNNTDCTIRVMGGNNTDGTICVIGGNNTDGTINVIGGNNTDGTINVIGGNKTDVTINVIGGNINDGTVRVIGGNNTDGTISVIGGNNTDVLLVEIKLMVPSVLFVGIILTVPSLLLGGIILKVPSIVIGWNNTDGTISVVGGNNTDATNTVIGGNNTDGTISVIGGNNTDGTISIIVCNKGDGTMSVIGVNNTDSTIYVIGSNNTDDGTIRVIGGNNTDGTISVMGGNNTDGTISVDPAC